One segment of Theobroma cacao cultivar B97-61/B2 chromosome 9, Criollo_cocoa_genome_V2, whole genome shotgun sequence DNA contains the following:
- the LOC108663169 gene encoding histidine-containing phosphotransfer protein 2-like isoform X7 — translation MALSIVRGLLQQYVQSLFNEGIINDQFSHIQHLKMVGRADHFVQLINTYCLNVETILSKLESYIDLPNVDFSNLAALATEIEERSSCIGAEHVRLTCLDLMRACDQMQKQNFCQALSWTKNEFAHTRNKLQVLVQMERKIMRLEAKQQK, via the exons ATGGCTTTGTCTATTGTCAGAGGACTGTTGCAACAATATGTGCAGTCATTGTTCAATGAG GGGATCATAAATGATCAGTTTTCTCATATTCAGCATTTGAAAATGGTTGGAAGGGCTGATCATTTTGTGCAGTTGATCAATACATACTGCCTCAATGTGGAAACCATTTTATCAAAACTTGAAAGCTACAT TGATCTCCCTAATGTTGATTTTTCTAACTTGGCTGCTCTGGCTACAGAAATAGAGGAGAGAAGCTCCTG TATTGGTGCTGAGCATGTGAGACTCACATGCTTGGATCTTATGCGGGCTTGTGATCAGATGCAAAAGCAGAA CTTCTGTCAGGCCTTGAGTTGGACAAAGAATGAATTCGCTCATACCCGTAACAAGTTGCAGGTCCTTGTCCAG ATGGAGCGGAAGATTATGAGGCTCGAAGCAAAACAGCAAAAATAG
- the LOC108663169 gene encoding histidine-containing phosphotransfer protein 1-like isoform X3 has protein sequence MVGRADHFVQLINTYCLNVETILSKLESYIDLPNVDFSNLAALATEIEERSSCIGAEHVRLTCLDLMRACDQMQKQKYETFFFCQALSWTKNEFAHTRNKLQVLVQWLLNLSALAASNADGAEDYEARSKTAKIECYQVVFLNVQ, from the exons ATGGTTGGAAGGGCTGATCATTTTGTGCAGTTGATCAATACATACTGCCTCAATGTGGAAACCATTTTATCAAAACTTGAAAGCTACAT TGATCTCCCTAATGTTGATTTTTCTAACTTGGCTGCTCTGGCTACAGAAATAGAGGAGAGAAGCTCCTG TATTGGTGCTGAGCATGTGAGACTCACATGCTTGGATCTTATGCGGGCTTGTGATCAGATGCAAAAGCAGAAGTATGAAACTTTCTT CTTCTGTCAGGCCTTGAGTTGGACAAAGAATGAATTCGCTCATACCCGTAACAAGTTGCAGGTCCTTGTCCAG TGGTTGTTAAATCTTTCTGCCTTGGCTGCATCGAATGCAGATGGAGCGGAAGATTATGAGGCTCGAAGCAAAACAGCAAAAATAGAATGCTATCAAGTAGTATTCTTGAATGTGCAATGA
- the LOC108663169 gene encoding histidine-containing phosphotransfer protein 1-like isoform X5 produces the protein MVGRADHFVQLINTYCLNVETILSKLESYIDLPNVDFSNLAALATEIEERSSCIGAEHVRLTCLDLMRACDQMQKQNFCQALSWTKNEFAHTRNKLQVLVQWLLNLSALAASNADGAEDYEARSKTAKIECYQVVFLNVQ, from the exons ATGGTTGGAAGGGCTGATCATTTTGTGCAGTTGATCAATACATACTGCCTCAATGTGGAAACCATTTTATCAAAACTTGAAAGCTACAT TGATCTCCCTAATGTTGATTTTTCTAACTTGGCTGCTCTGGCTACAGAAATAGAGGAGAGAAGCTCCTG TATTGGTGCTGAGCATGTGAGACTCACATGCTTGGATCTTATGCGGGCTTGTGATCAGATGCAAAAGCAGAA CTTCTGTCAGGCCTTGAGTTGGACAAAGAATGAATTCGCTCATACCCGTAACAAGTTGCAGGTCCTTGTCCAG TGGTTGTTAAATCTTTCTGCCTTGGCTGCATCGAATGCAGATGGAGCGGAAGATTATGAGGCTCGAAGCAAAACAGCAAAAATAGAATGCTATCAAGTAGTATTCTTGAATGTGCAATGA